GTCTTGGGTAAGGAAAATCAATCGTTTGGTATGATTGAAAGCTATGATCCGGGTACGAACAGATTTCAAATGACTCGCATTGAAGAAAAAGATCCAATCGCAAAGGGTGATCAGATTATTACGTCTGGTGCAGGCGGGAAGTTCCGCAAAAACCTAATGATTGGAACGGTGGAGAAAATTCAGGTTGGAGAGTTCGGCAAAACACGGACAGCGATTATTAAACCGGCAGCCAGCTTTGTGGATTGGAAAGAACTGCTCGTCCTCTACACTCCTGAGGTACCGGAATAATGAAGATGCGCGGTCAGGTTTTGATACTGCTGCTGTTTGTCTTGTTTATAGCTGAAGGAACGATTCTTCCGTGGCTTCTCCCGGATAGTTGGCATTCAAGAATGGTCCCAAATTTTGTGTATGTCGTAATTTTGTTTGTATCTGTGTATTACAGCCGTCATACAGCGTTGGTGCTAGGTATTGTTTTTGGACTTATTCATGACGTAGTGTACTACGGGTTTATCATTGGCCCTTATTCTTTTGCAATGGGATTGTCTGCATACTTATTAGGGCTTGTGTTTACAGCTAGACGTGCACCGATGCCCATTATGATGGCGGCCGTGTTGATTGGTAGTTTCTTGCTGGATTCTATGCTCTTTGCCATTGATCAGCTGTTCCAGCTGAATCATCAGACTTTCAATTGGGCACTTGCTCAGTATATGATTCCTGATTTATTTATCCATTTTCTGTTCGCCCTCATCATTTATGTCCCTGTTCGCAAGCAATTACAGCGTTTAGGTACCCGTGTGAAAAAGGAAGAGACTGTCTAGGTCTTTTTACACACATTTTGTCCGGGTTAGCAGGGATTTGACGTCCCGGGGACGAAATGATTGAGATAGGAGGGACAGGCTAATGGCGGTGAAATCGAATCATGTCACGATTAAAGGCATCAAAGATGGCCTGGTATTCCTGCTGGACGATCAATGCGAATTTGAGGATTTGCTGGGTGAGCTGCGTTTTAAGCTGGAGCACAGTCATCAAAATATTTTAACAGGCCCGATCATTCATGTGGATATTAAGCTGGGAAGTCGGGAAGTAACGGAGGAGCAGAAGGAAAGTATTCTGGAGATTTTAAAGCGGAAGGGTAATCTGCTCATCAGGTCTGTAGAATCACCCGGATTGCCTGCGGTAGTGCAGGGCAAGCCCCCCATTCACACGGTGACAGGGATTATCCGCTCAGGACAAGTGCTTCATCACGATGGAAACTTACTCTTTTTGGGAGATGTTAACCCGGGTGGAATTATAACTTGTACTGGTGATATTTATGT
This window of the Paenibacillus polymyxa genome carries:
- the minC gene encoding septum site-determining protein MinC, whose product is MAVKSNHVTIKGIKDGLVFLLDDQCEFEDLLGELRFKLEHSHQNILTGPIIHVDIKLGSREVTEEQKESILEILKRKGNLLIRSVESPGLPAVVQGKPPIHTVTGIIRSGQVLHHDGNLLFLGDVNPGGIITCTGDIYVLGALRGMAHAGMEGNSEAIIAASYFAPTQLRISEMISRPPDEWETRESGMEFAYLKDGAMQIDKMSNIVRLGRDFNVFKGV
- the mreD gene encoding rod shape-determining protein MreD — encoded protein: MKMRGQVLILLLFVLFIAEGTILPWLLPDSWHSRMVPNFVYVVILFVSVYYSRHTALVLGIVFGLIHDVVYYGFIIGPYSFAMGLSAYLLGLVFTARRAPMPIMMAAVLIGSFLLDSMLFAIDQLFQLNHQTFNWALAQYMIPDLFIHFLFALIIYVPVRKQLQRLGTRVKKEETV